One region of Sphingomonas bisphenolicum genomic DNA includes:
- a CDS encoding LLM class flavin-dependent oxidoreductase — MAMETGLIFHPYMRPGRTARQTFEWGVQNSVACDKAGFTSMMISEHASQIWENIPNPELIMAAAALQTSQIRFAPMAHILPHQHPTKLAVMIGWLSQILEGRYFLGIGAGAYPQASYMHGIKDAEPQMLNEMVRESLTIMEKIWKREPFFYEGKFWDAGFPEEAPAETEDDEQHMLANFAPYNGALPEIAVTGFSANSPSMKLAGERNFKPVSIFSGLDALKRHWEIYSEANIKAGFTPDRQRHAVSQTVFCADTDAEAKRLVMEGPIGYCFNKYLIPIWHRFGMMDGFAKDAGIDPADADLEFLVDNVFVVGSPDTVVDKLNTLFEGCGGWGTLQVESHDYYDDPAPWWNSLELISKEVAPRVKLPGAAAAAERTVAA; from the coding sequence ATGGCGATGGAAACCGGCCTCATCTTTCACCCCTATATGCGCCCCGGACGCACGGCCAGGCAGACGTTCGAATGGGGGGTGCAAAATAGCGTAGCTTGCGACAAAGCAGGCTTCACCTCGATGATGATCTCCGAACATGCGTCGCAGATCTGGGAAAATATTCCCAATCCGGAACTGATCATGGCCGCAGCCGCGCTGCAGACCAGCCAGATCCGGTTCGCGCCGATGGCGCACATCCTGCCTCACCAGCATCCCACCAAGCTCGCCGTGATGATCGGCTGGCTGTCGCAAATCCTGGAGGGACGCTATTTTCTGGGAATCGGCGCAGGCGCCTATCCGCAGGCGTCCTACATGCACGGCATCAAGGATGCGGAACCGCAGATGCTCAACGAGATGGTCCGCGAGTCCTTGACCATCATGGAGAAGATCTGGAAGCGCGAGCCCTTCTTCTATGAGGGCAAATTCTGGGACGCGGGTTTCCCCGAGGAAGCGCCGGCCGAAACCGAAGATGACGAGCAGCATATGCTCGCGAATTTCGCGCCCTATAACGGCGCATTGCCGGAAATCGCGGTGACCGGATTCAGCGCCAACTCCCCGTCGATGAAGCTGGCCGGCGAGCGCAATTTCAAGCCGGTCTCGATCTTTTCGGGCCTGGACGCCCTCAAACGTCACTGGGAAATCTATTCCGAAGCCAATATCAAGGCCGGATTTACCCCCGATCGCCAGCGTCACGCGGTATCGCAGACCGTGTTCTGCGCCGATACGGACGCGGAAGCCAAGCGGCTCGTCATGGAAGGCCCGATCGGCTACTGCTTCAACAAATATCTGATCCCGATCTGGCATCGCTTCGGCATGATGGATGGCTTCGCCAAGGATGCGGGGATTGATCCGGCCGATGCCGACCTCGAATTCCTGGTCGACAATGTGTTCGTCGTCGGTTCACCCGATACCGTGGTCGACAAGTTGAACACATTGTTCGAAGGATGCGGCGGCTGGGGCACGCTGCAGGTCGAATCCCACGATTATTATGATGACCCCGCCCCCTGGTGGAACTCGCTGGAACTGATCTCCAAGGAAGTCGCGCCGCGGGTCAAGCTGCCCGGCGCCGCAGCCGCCGCCGAGCGCACGGTAGCGGCCTGA
- a CDS encoding TetR/AcrR family transcriptional regulator, which translates to MAKREIEMQVLPVSEAIDGKTRLILAGEQLFAQNGINGASMREIATKAGQGNHAAVQYHFGSREGLVRAIFDYRMEQMEPERGAMLDRARMTGALKDARTILEIILLPQLDLQDADGNHSYASFLSQYLLQSRSPDFGDFGGSEPPNLTAALRLMRQRVDYLPPYVAQRRLISVSLMFLNILMRHHGTDEAAFGESFPDALEDTMEQIVGSMCMPLRLASVGTASA; encoded by the coding sequence GTGGCGAAGCGGGAAATTGAAATGCAAGTCCTGCCGGTGAGCGAAGCGATTGACGGCAAAACGCGGCTAATCCTGGCGGGAGAGCAGCTTTTTGCGCAAAATGGCATCAACGGCGCCTCGATGCGGGAGATTGCGACCAAGGCGGGGCAGGGCAATCATGCGGCCGTGCAATATCATTTCGGTTCGCGCGAGGGGCTGGTTCGCGCCATCTTCGACTATCGCATGGAGCAGATGGAGCCGGAGCGCGGTGCGATGCTCGACCGGGCCCGGATGACGGGTGCGCTGAAGGACGCACGGACCATCCTCGAAATCATTCTCCTGCCCCAGCTCGACCTGCAGGATGCGGACGGCAACCATTCTTATGCGAGTTTTCTGAGCCAATATCTGCTGCAGAGCCGATCGCCGGACTTTGGCGACTTTGGCGGGTCGGAGCCGCCCAATCTGACGGCGGCATTGCGGCTGATGCGGCAGCGGGTCGATTATCTGCCGCCCTATGTGGCGCAACGGCGATTGATCAGCGTCAGTCTCATGTTCCTCAACATTCTCATGCGCCATCATGGCACCGATGAGGCCGCGTTCGGCGAATCCTTTCCGGATGCGTTGGAGGATACGATGGAGCAGATCGTCGGCAGCATGTGTATGCCGCTTCGATTGGCTTCGGTGGGCACCGCATCGGCATGA